The following proteins are co-located in the Seriola aureovittata isolate HTS-2021-v1 ecotype China chromosome 7, ASM2101889v1, whole genome shotgun sequence genome:
- the tspan13a gene encoding tetraspanin-13a encodes MVCGGFVCTKNGLCALNILYVLVSLLLIGVAAWGKWFGLVSSIRVVAGVISVGIFLFLVAFVGLCGALKHHQVLLFFYMMILFIVFVLQFAVSCACLALNKDQQNLLLEAGWNKSEATQQDVEKTLDCCGFQSVNLNGSCAASCFKSPSPSCETCSSILQHYAGEVLQFVGGLGLFFSFTEILGVWLTHRYRNIKDPRSNPGAFL; translated from the exons TTGGTGAGTCTGCTGCTGATCGGAGTGGCAGCCTGGGGGAAATGGTTCGGCCTGGTCTCAAGCATCAGGGTGGTGGCAGGGGTCATCAGCGTGGGTATCTTCCTGTTCCTTGTTGCCTTTGTGGGGCTGTGCGGCGCCCTGAAGCACCACCAGGTCCTGCTGTTCTTT TACATGATGATCCTGTTCATAGTGTTCGTTTTGCAGTTCGCTGTGTCCTGTGCTTGTCTGGCCCTGAATAAAGAccagcag AACCTTCTGCTGGAGGCCGGGTGGAACAAATCCGAGGCCACTCAACAGGACGTGGAGAAAACACTCGACTGCTGTGGCTTCCAAAGTGTCAACCTCAATGGCTCCTGTGCTGCT AGCTGCTTTAAGAGCCCTTCACCGTCTTGTGAAACCTGCTCAAGCATCCTCCAGCACTATGCAGGGGAGGTGCTACAGTTTGTGGGTGGTCTTGGACTCTTCTTCAGTTTCACAGAG ATCCTTGGAGTTTGGCTCACCCACAGATACAGAAATATCAAAGATCCTAGATCAAACCCTGGGGCTTTTCTATAA